The following coding sequences lie in one Seriola aureovittata isolate HTS-2021-v1 ecotype China chromosome 5, ASM2101889v1, whole genome shotgun sequence genomic window:
- the sgsm1a gene encoding small G protein signaling modulator 1 isoform X4, whose translation MATIMAEAETRQRLLRTVKKEVKQIMEEAVTRKFVHEDSSHIVSFCAAVEACVLHGLKRRAAGFLRSNKIAALFMKVGKSFAPAEELCRKAQELEQIIETKRSQSLQSQDSLRKMPRLPSLTPQGVKNLWIRTALFEKVLDKIVLYLVENSSKYYEKEAVLMDPVDGPILASLLVGPCALEYTKMKTADHFWTDPSADELVQRHRIHGGHCRQDSPTKRPALCIQKRHSSSSMDERPSPSPSAREYVESLHQNSRATLLFGKNNVLVQPRDDMEAIPGYLSLHQTADIMTLKWTPNQLMNGSVGDLDYERSVYWDYAMTIPLEEIVYLHCHQQVDSGGTVVLVSQDGIQRPPLRFPRGGHLLQFLSCLENGLLPHGQLDPPLWSQRGKGKVFPKLRKRVPQGSGSSDSVSDKEEDEATDYVFRILFPNSQSEFVTPPDLMDQGATMWHPTLRKSSCSSCSQGSFSDGATPKGCNHERTPLKLLCDNMKYQIISRAFYGWLAYCRHLSTVRTHLSALVNHAIVAPDVPRDAYKGLTTEVWQTFLQDCTAYEEQELLRLVYFGGVDPSLRKEVWPFLLGHYQFQMSEAERKEVDEQVRVCYQQTMREWLGCEEIVRQREKEQHAAALAKCSSGASMDSSNQKMIHHDSTVSNESQSSQGSDRQSLARLQSDSSSSTQVFESVEEVDQIEAEPRTDKQVPKMPNGALQNGTSSPDSGHPSSRNFSVTSGLSDGSLSTEDSAAPDTTLRSAAVTQASQSTVKAAGIEGEGLTKGMNSQEKVEVKEDEEEEKAPNVTKTAESTKTEVIDDNRIQPLEEGQVMTNKETSLQPKTQENVEEPEATRREGTKFEDKGLDTDIKGIKSLESGVTGIGVSDEGTTMVSAAATQSKGELVEQSLKKEAEGRIEETSKLEERNVEKMKGMDESKTSKPQEVLFLEGKEKIFKDPMAPEVEKILLFSEDSRVSRAREAYCASQKEETQVMIESDESPSAIEMEEIPKAKVSMVPWSRKGCCEPLSSSEDSAPYVELRQEEELEKPSPEGTESILSEEPEMESMYPHFDPLARSGDTKNEAISRESAGSTFSQELLDLYTLNLHRIEKDVQRCDRNYWYFTPANLEKLRNIMCSYIWRHLDIGYVQGMCDLLAPLLVILDDEAMAFSCFTELMKRMNQNFPHGGAMDTHFANMRSLIQILDSELFELMHQNGDYTHFYFCYRWFLLDFKRELVYEDVFAVWETIWAAKYVSSSHFVLFIALALVEIYRDIILENNMDFTDIIKFFNEMAEHHNIKQILTLARDLVCKVQMLIENK comes from the exons ATGGCAACAATCATGGCAG AGGCAGAGACCCGTCAGAGGCTGCTGCGCACCGTCAAGAAGGAG GTGAAGCAGATTATGGAGGAAGCCGTCACCAGGAAATTTGTTCACGAAGACAGCAGCCATATAGTGTCCTTTTGTG ctgcagtggaggCATGTGTTCTGCATGGGCTGAAGCGACGGGCAGCTGGCTTTCTGCGTAGCAACAAGATAGCAGCCCTCTTCATGAAGGTGGGGAAAAGCTTTGCCCCGGCTGAGGAGCTGTGTAGGAAGGCCCAGGAGCTCGAGCAGATCATCGAGACAAA gCGAAGTCAAAGCTTGCAAAGTCAAGACAGCCTTCGTAAGATGCCCCGACTGCCCAGCCTCACCCCACAGGGAGTCAAGAACTTGTGGATCCGGACGGCTCTGTTCGAGAAGGTGCTGGACAAGATTGTTCTCTACCTGGTGGAGAACAGCAG TAAATACTACGAGAAAGAGGCTGTTCTAATGGACCCCGTAGATGGACCTATCCTTGCCTCTTTGTTAG TTGGACCTTGTGCTTTGGAGTACACGAAGATGAAGACAGCTGACCACTTCTGGACGGACCCGTCTGCTGACGAGCTGGTGCAAAGACATCGCATCCATGGTGGCCACTGCAGGCAGGATTCTCCCACCAAGAGGCCTGCGCTGTGT ATTCAGAAGCGGcactccagcagcagcatggaTGAGCGCCCTTCCCCCTCGCCATCAGCTCGCGAATATGTGGAGTCACTGCATCAAAACAGCAGGGCGACCCTGCTGTTTGGCAAAAACAATGTGCTTGTACAACCG AGGGATGACATGGAGGCTATCCCAGGTTACCTCTCTCTTCACCAGACTGCTGACATCATGACACTGAAGTGGACACCCAATCAGCTCATGAATGGCTCTGTTGGAGACTTGGACTATGAACGCAG TGTATACTGGGACTATGCCATGACAATCCCTCTAGAGGAGATAGTTTACTTGCATTGTCATCAACAAG TGGACAGCGGGGGGACGGTGGTGCTGGTCAGTCAGGATGGGATCCAAAGACCTCCACTTCGCTTCCCCAGAGGAGGCCATCTGCTCCAGTTCCTCTCCTGCCTGGAGAACGGCCTTCTTCCCCACGGCCAGCTGGACCCTCCACTCTGGTCCCAGAGGGGAAAG GGAAAGGTGTTTCCTAAGCTGCGGAAGAGGGTTCCTCAGGGATCTGGATCCTCAGACTCTGTCTCGGATAAGGAGGAGGACGAGGCCACAGACTATGTCTTCCGCATCCTCTTTCCAAACAGCCAGTCAGAGTTTG TGACTCCTCCAGACTTGATGGATCAAGGAGCTACAATGTGGCATCCCACTCTCAGGAAGTCGTCGTGTTCCTCTTGTTCTCAGGGGAGCTTCTCTGATGGGGCGACACCCAAGGGGTGCAACCATGAGAG GACTcctctgaagctgctgtgtgaCAACATGAAGTATCAGATCATCTCTCGGGCATTTTATGGCT GGTTGGCATACTGCCGTCACCTGTCCACTGTGCGTACACACCTCTCTGCCCTCGTCAATCACGCCATTGTGGCGCCCGATGTGCCGCGCGATGCCTACAAAGGGCTCACCACAGAGGTGTGGCAGACGTTCCTCCAGGACTGCACA GCCTatgaggagcaggagctgcttcGTCTGGTCTACTTTGGTGGAGTGGACCCCTCTCTGCGTAAAGAGGTGTGGCCTTTCCTGCTGGGTCATTACCAGTTCCAGATGTCAGAAGCCGAGAGGAAGGAG GTGGATGAACAGGTCAGAGTGTGCTACCAACAGACCATGCGTGAGTGGCTCGGCTGTGAGGAGATTGTCCGCCAGCGGGAGAAGGAGCAGCATGCTGCAGCTTTAGCAAAGTGCTCCTCTGGGGCGAGCATGGACAGTTCCAATCAGAAGATGATCCACCATGACTCCACTGTGAGCAATGAG TCCCAGTCCTCCCAGGGCTCAGACAGGCAGAGTCTGGCTCGCCTGCAGAGtgactccagcagcagcacacag GTGTTTGAGTCCGTAGAGGAGGTGGACCAGATCGAGGCGGAGCCTAGGACCGACAAACAGGTGCCAAAGATGCCCAATGGAGCTCTGCAGAACGGGACAAGCTCTCCTGATTCTGGACACCCCTCCTCCCGCAACTTCTCTGTCACCTCCGGCCTGTCGGACGGCTCGCTCAGCACAGAGGACAGTGCTGCACCCGATACAACCTTGAGATCTGCAGCTGTCACTCAGGCATCACAGAGCACTGTCAAAGCTGCAGGCATAGAGGGAGAAGGTCTGACCAAGGGAATGAACAGCCAAGAGAAAGTTGAAGTgaaggaggacgaggaggaggagaaagcaCCCAATGTGACCAAAACTGCAGAAAGCACTAAGACTGAGGTGATAGATGATAACAGGATTCAACCACTGGAAGAGGGGCAGGTGATGACCAACAAAGAGACAAGTTTGCAACCTAAAACACAGGAGAATGTTGAGGAACCAGAAGCTACTAGAAGAGAGGGAACCAAGTTTGAAGATAAAGGCCTGGATACAGACATTAAAGGAATTAAATCTTTAGAGTCAGGAGTAACAGGAATAGGAGTGTCCGATGAGGGTACTACGATGGTATCAGCAGCTGCTACACAATCCAAAGGAGAACTCGTTGAACAAAGTCTcaaaaaagaagcagagggGAGAATTGAGGAAACATCAAAGCTGGAAGAAAGGAATGTGGAAAAGATGAAGGGAATGGACGAATCAAAGACGAGTAAACCACAGGAGGTTTTGTTCttggagggaaaagaaaaaatattcaaagatCCCATGGCTCCTGAAGTGGAGAAGATCCTCCTTTTCTCAGAAGACTCCAGGGTCTCGAGAGCAAGAGAAGCCTACTGCGCCTCTCAGAAAGAGGAGACTCAGGTCATGATTGAATCTGACGAGTCTCCCTCAGCCATAGAGATGGAGGAGATCCCCAAAGCCAAAGTTTCCATGGTGCCTTGGAGTAGGAAGGGATGTTGTGAACCCTTGTCTTCCTCTGAGGACTCAGCCCCTTATGTGGAGctcaggcaggaggaggagctggaaaagcCCAGTCCTGAGGGCACCGAGTCCATCCTGTCTGAGGAGCCGGAGATGGAGAGCATGTACCCTCACTTTGATCCTCTGGCCAGATCTGGAGACACCAAGAATGAGGCGATCTCTCGGGAATCTGCTGGGAGCACCTTCTCT CAAGAGCTTTTGGACTTGTATACATTAAATCTGCACCGCATTGAAAAGGACGTCCAGCGCTGTGACAGGAACTACTGGTACTTCACTCCTGCCAACCTGGAGAAACTGCGCAACATTATGTGCAG cTATATCTGGAGGCACCTTGACATCGGTTACGTACAGGGCATGTGTGATCTGCTGGCTCCACTTCTAGTCATACTGGACGATG AGGCCATGGCcttcagctgtttcactgaACTCATGAAGAGAATGAATCAAAACTTTCCACATGGAGGAGCTATGGATACTCACTTTGCCAACATGCGCTCTTTAATCCAG ATCCTGGACTCTGAGCTGTTTGAGCTAATGCACCAAAACGGAGACTACACCCACTTCTACTTCTGCTACCGCTGGTTTCTCCTAGACTTCAAGCGAG AGCTGGTGTATGAGGATGTGTTTGCAGTCTGGGAAACCATCTGGGCAGCCAAGTATGTCTCCTCTAGTCACTTTGTCCTCTTCATTGCCCTGGCTCTGGTGGAGATCTACAGGGACATCATCCTGGAGAACAACATGGACTTCACTGACATCATTAAGTTCTTCAATG AAATGGCTGAGCATCACAACATCAAGCAGATTTTGACCCTGGCCAGAGATCTCGTGTGCAAGGTGCAGATGCTGATCGAGAACAAGTGA
- the sgsm1a gene encoding small G protein signaling modulator 1 isoform X2: MATIMAEAETRQRLLRTVKKEVKQIMEEAVTRKFVHEDSSHIVSFCAAVEACVLHGLKRRAAGFLRSNKIAALFMKVGKSFAPAEELCRKAQELEQIIETKRSQSLQSQDSLRKMPRLPSLTPQGVKNLWIRTALFEKVLDKIVLYLVENSSKYYEKEAVLMDPVDGPILASLLVGPCALEYTKMKTADHFWTDPSADELVQRHRIHGGHCRQDSPTKRPALCIQKRHSSSSMDERPSPSPSAREYVESLHQNSRATLLFGKNNVLVQPRDDMEAIPGYLSLHQTADIMTLKWTPNQLMNGSVGDLDYERSVYWDYAMTIPLEEIVYLHCHQQVDSGGTVVLVSQDGIQRPPLRFPRGGHLLQFLSCLENGLLPHGQLDPPLWSQRGKGKVFPKLRKRVPQGSGSSDSVSDKEEDEATDYVFRILFPNSQSEFVTVTHPPRLTSSLSLQMSGQSLSKKGTLVVPKRSCSCPEESPSLTGSSLTPPDLMDQGATMWHPTLRKSSCSSCSQGSFSDGATPKGCNHERTPLKLLCDNMKYQIISRAFYGWLAYCRHLSTVRTHLSALVNHAIVAPDVPRDAYKGLTTEVWQTFLQDCTAYEEQELLRLVYFGGVDPSLRKEVWPFLLGHYQFQMSEAERKEVDEQVRVCYQQTMREWLGCEEIVRQREKEQHAAALAKCSSGASMDSSNQKMIHHDSTVSNESQSSQGSDRQSLARLQSDSSSSTQVFESVEEVDQIEAEPRTDKQVPKMPNGALQNGTSSPDSGHPSSRNFSVTSGLSDGSLSTEDSAAPDTTLRSAAVTQASQSTVKAAGIEGEGLTKGMNSQEKVEVKEDEEEEKAPNVTKTAESTKTEVIDDNRIQPLEEGQVMTNKETSLQPKTQENVEEPEATRREGTKFEDKGLDTDIKGIKSLESGVTGIGVSDEGTTMVSAAATQSKGELVEQSLKKEAEGRIEETSKLEERNVEKMKGMDESKTSKPQEVLFLEGKEKIFKDPMAPEVEKILLFSEDSRVSRAREAYCASQKEETQVMIESDESPSAIEMEEIPKAKVSMVPWSRKGCCEPLSSSEDSAPYVELRQEEELEKPSPEGTESILSEEPEMESMYPHFDPLARSGDTKNEAISRESAGSTFSQELLDLYTLNLHRIEKDVQRCDRNYWYFTPANLEKLRNIMCSYIWRHLDIGYVQGMCDLLAPLLVILDDEAMAFSCFTELMKRMNQNFPHGGAMDTHFANMRSLIQILDSELFELMHQNGDYTHFYFCYRWFLLDFKRELVYEDVFAVWETIWAAKYVSSSHFVLFIALALVEIYRDIILENNMDFTDIIKFFNEMAEHHNIKQILTLARDLVCKVQMLIENK, translated from the exons ATGGCAACAATCATGGCAG AGGCAGAGACCCGTCAGAGGCTGCTGCGCACCGTCAAGAAGGAG GTGAAGCAGATTATGGAGGAAGCCGTCACCAGGAAATTTGTTCACGAAGACAGCAGCCATATAGTGTCCTTTTGTG ctgcagtggaggCATGTGTTCTGCATGGGCTGAAGCGACGGGCAGCTGGCTTTCTGCGTAGCAACAAGATAGCAGCCCTCTTCATGAAGGTGGGGAAAAGCTTTGCCCCGGCTGAGGAGCTGTGTAGGAAGGCCCAGGAGCTCGAGCAGATCATCGAGACAAA gCGAAGTCAAAGCTTGCAAAGTCAAGACAGCCTTCGTAAGATGCCCCGACTGCCCAGCCTCACCCCACAGGGAGTCAAGAACTTGTGGATCCGGACGGCTCTGTTCGAGAAGGTGCTGGACAAGATTGTTCTCTACCTGGTGGAGAACAGCAG TAAATACTACGAGAAAGAGGCTGTTCTAATGGACCCCGTAGATGGACCTATCCTTGCCTCTTTGTTAG TTGGACCTTGTGCTTTGGAGTACACGAAGATGAAGACAGCTGACCACTTCTGGACGGACCCGTCTGCTGACGAGCTGGTGCAAAGACATCGCATCCATGGTGGCCACTGCAGGCAGGATTCTCCCACCAAGAGGCCTGCGCTGTGT ATTCAGAAGCGGcactccagcagcagcatggaTGAGCGCCCTTCCCCCTCGCCATCAGCTCGCGAATATGTGGAGTCACTGCATCAAAACAGCAGGGCGACCCTGCTGTTTGGCAAAAACAATGTGCTTGTACAACCG AGGGATGACATGGAGGCTATCCCAGGTTACCTCTCTCTTCACCAGACTGCTGACATCATGACACTGAAGTGGACACCCAATCAGCTCATGAATGGCTCTGTTGGAGACTTGGACTATGAACGCAG TGTATACTGGGACTATGCCATGACAATCCCTCTAGAGGAGATAGTTTACTTGCATTGTCATCAACAAG TGGACAGCGGGGGGACGGTGGTGCTGGTCAGTCAGGATGGGATCCAAAGACCTCCACTTCGCTTCCCCAGAGGAGGCCATCTGCTCCAGTTCCTCTCCTGCCTGGAGAACGGCCTTCTTCCCCACGGCCAGCTGGACCCTCCACTCTGGTCCCAGAGGGGAAAG GGAAAGGTGTTTCCTAAGCTGCGGAAGAGGGTTCCTCAGGGATCTGGATCCTCAGACTCTGTCTCGGATAAGGAGGAGGACGAGGCCACAGACTATGTCTTCCGCATCCTCTTTCCAAACAGCCAGTCAGAGTTTG TGACTGTAACTCATCCTCCTCGTCTGACTTCTTCCCTCTCCCTTCAAATGAGTGGACAGTCCCTCTCCAAAAAAGGGACCCTGGTAGTCCCCAAGAGGTCTTGCAGCTGTCCTGAAGAATCCCCCTCACTCACAGGAAGCAGCT TGACTCCTCCAGACTTGATGGATCAAGGAGCTACAATGTGGCATCCCACTCTCAGGAAGTCGTCGTGTTCCTCTTGTTCTCAGGGGAGCTTCTCTGATGGGGCGACACCCAAGGGGTGCAACCATGAGAG GACTcctctgaagctgctgtgtgaCAACATGAAGTATCAGATCATCTCTCGGGCATTTTATGGCT GGTTGGCATACTGCCGTCACCTGTCCACTGTGCGTACACACCTCTCTGCCCTCGTCAATCACGCCATTGTGGCGCCCGATGTGCCGCGCGATGCCTACAAAGGGCTCACCACAGAGGTGTGGCAGACGTTCCTCCAGGACTGCACA GCCTatgaggagcaggagctgcttcGTCTGGTCTACTTTGGTGGAGTGGACCCCTCTCTGCGTAAAGAGGTGTGGCCTTTCCTGCTGGGTCATTACCAGTTCCAGATGTCAGAAGCCGAGAGGAAGGAG GTGGATGAACAGGTCAGAGTGTGCTACCAACAGACCATGCGTGAGTGGCTCGGCTGTGAGGAGATTGTCCGCCAGCGGGAGAAGGAGCAGCATGCTGCAGCTTTAGCAAAGTGCTCCTCTGGGGCGAGCATGGACAGTTCCAATCAGAAGATGATCCACCATGACTCCACTGTGAGCAATGAG TCCCAGTCCTCCCAGGGCTCAGACAGGCAGAGTCTGGCTCGCCTGCAGAGtgactccagcagcagcacacag GTGTTTGAGTCCGTAGAGGAGGTGGACCAGATCGAGGCGGAGCCTAGGACCGACAAACAGGTGCCAAAGATGCCCAATGGAGCTCTGCAGAACGGGACAAGCTCTCCTGATTCTGGACACCCCTCCTCCCGCAACTTCTCTGTCACCTCCGGCCTGTCGGACGGCTCGCTCAGCACAGAGGACAGTGCTGCACCCGATACAACCTTGAGATCTGCAGCTGTCACTCAGGCATCACAGAGCACTGTCAAAGCTGCAGGCATAGAGGGAGAAGGTCTGACCAAGGGAATGAACAGCCAAGAGAAAGTTGAAGTgaaggaggacgaggaggaggagaaagcaCCCAATGTGACCAAAACTGCAGAAAGCACTAAGACTGAGGTGATAGATGATAACAGGATTCAACCACTGGAAGAGGGGCAGGTGATGACCAACAAAGAGACAAGTTTGCAACCTAAAACACAGGAGAATGTTGAGGAACCAGAAGCTACTAGAAGAGAGGGAACCAAGTTTGAAGATAAAGGCCTGGATACAGACATTAAAGGAATTAAATCTTTAGAGTCAGGAGTAACAGGAATAGGAGTGTCCGATGAGGGTACTACGATGGTATCAGCAGCTGCTACACAATCCAAAGGAGAACTCGTTGAACAAAGTCTcaaaaaagaagcagagggGAGAATTGAGGAAACATCAAAGCTGGAAGAAAGGAATGTGGAAAAGATGAAGGGAATGGACGAATCAAAGACGAGTAAACCACAGGAGGTTTTGTTCttggagggaaaagaaaaaatattcaaagatCCCATGGCTCCTGAAGTGGAGAAGATCCTCCTTTTCTCAGAAGACTCCAGGGTCTCGAGAGCAAGAGAAGCCTACTGCGCCTCTCAGAAAGAGGAGACTCAGGTCATGATTGAATCTGACGAGTCTCCCTCAGCCATAGAGATGGAGGAGATCCCCAAAGCCAAAGTTTCCATGGTGCCTTGGAGTAGGAAGGGATGTTGTGAACCCTTGTCTTCCTCTGAGGACTCAGCCCCTTATGTGGAGctcaggcaggaggaggagctggaaaagcCCAGTCCTGAGGGCACCGAGTCCATCCTGTCTGAGGAGCCGGAGATGGAGAGCATGTACCCTCACTTTGATCCTCTGGCCAGATCTGGAGACACCAAGAATGAGGCGATCTCTCGGGAATCTGCTGGGAGCACCTTCTCT CAAGAGCTTTTGGACTTGTATACATTAAATCTGCACCGCATTGAAAAGGACGTCCAGCGCTGTGACAGGAACTACTGGTACTTCACTCCTGCCAACCTGGAGAAACTGCGCAACATTATGTGCAG cTATATCTGGAGGCACCTTGACATCGGTTACGTACAGGGCATGTGTGATCTGCTGGCTCCACTTCTAGTCATACTGGACGATG AGGCCATGGCcttcagctgtttcactgaACTCATGAAGAGAATGAATCAAAACTTTCCACATGGAGGAGCTATGGATACTCACTTTGCCAACATGCGCTCTTTAATCCAG ATCCTGGACTCTGAGCTGTTTGAGCTAATGCACCAAAACGGAGACTACACCCACTTCTACTTCTGCTACCGCTGGTTTCTCCTAGACTTCAAGCGAG AGCTGGTGTATGAGGATGTGTTTGCAGTCTGGGAAACCATCTGGGCAGCCAAGTATGTCTCCTCTAGTCACTTTGTCCTCTTCATTGCCCTGGCTCTGGTGGAGATCTACAGGGACATCATCCTGGAGAACAACATGGACTTCACTGACATCATTAAGTTCTTCAATG AAATGGCTGAGCATCACAACATCAAGCAGATTTTGACCCTGGCCAGAGATCTCGTGTGCAAGGTGCAGATGCTGATCGAGAACAAGTGA